The following proteins are encoded in a genomic region of Maylandia zebra isolate NMK-2024a linkage group LG1, Mzebra_GT3a, whole genome shotgun sequence:
- the LOC143419422 gene encoding apolipoprotein M-like encodes MLKEVFSLVLSLYTLLYQTIVPCLEPEMLSVNAIDRQKHLGTWYFKAAVSHREADIQKFRVLDNIVFTMEERANDTLLLTGHMRMGDNCIKQTWTYHINLESNDLELEGRPQRKNLLWSGKWAECSECIIFQEIEPPLDKEKGTEDSLHRHMLYSRSSNSSDIVATFLKNAACHDMQANVTPRQEKEFCT; translated from the exons ATGTTAAAAGAAGTCTTCTCTCTTGTTCTGTCTTTGTACACTTTGTTGTATCAGACCATTGTTCCCTGCTTGGAGCCTGAGATGCTGTCTGTGAACGCGATCGACCGGCAGAAG CATCTGGGGACATGgtactttaaagctgcagtcagtcaCAGAGAGGCGGACATCCAGAAGTTCAGAGTGCTGGACAACATTGTCTTCACCATGGAGGAAAGAGCAAACGACACACTGCTGCTGACTGGACACATGCGCAT GGGGGATAACTGCATAAAGCAGACCTGGACCTATCATATAAATCTTGAGAGCAATGATTTGGAACTGGAAG GAAGGCCACAGCGCAAGAACCTACTATGGAGTGGCAAGTGGGCCGAATGCTCCGAATGCATCATTTTCCAGGAAATAGAGCCTCCACTAGACAAGGAGAAAGGAACGGAAGACTCCCTGCATAGACACATGCTGTATT CTCGCAGCAGTAATAGCTCTGACATCGTGGCAACATTTCTGAAAAATGCAGCCTGTCATGACATGCAGGCGAACGTCACACCACGTCAAGAGAAAG AGTTTTGCACGTAG